A stretch of DNA from Candidatus Caldatribacterium sp.:
TTTCTTCCCGCAAGCCTCTACTACCACTGGGTGGCTGCGCACCCCAAAAGCGTCCCAAAAGAGAACTTGGACCCCTTGACAGGTGTGGTATATTAGGCAGAGGGTGTTACCGTGAAGGCTCTGCTTGCCTTAGAAGATGGACGGGTTTTCTGGGGCTACGCCTTTGGGGCTCTGGGAGAGGTAAGTGGAGAAGTCGTTTTCAACACCAGCATGACCGGCTACCAGGAAATCCTCACCGATCCCTCGTATAAAGGGCAGATTGTCACCATGACCTATCCGCTCATCGGGAACTACGGCGTGAACGAGGAAGACGTGGAATCAACCAAGCCCCAGGTGGAAGGCTTCATCGTACGAGAAAAGAGCTCCCTCTACAGCAACTGGAGGGCAAAGGAAAGCCTCGATGACTACTTGAGGCGCCACGGAATCATGGGTCTTGAACGCATCGATACTCGGGCCCTCACACGCCACATCAGAGAAAAAGGCGCCATGCGAGCAGTGATGTCCTGCATCGATCTTAACCCCGAATCCCTCGTGGAGAAAGCACGACAAATCCCCGAAATGACCGGGCAGGATTTGGTGCAAAAGGTGACCACCCGAAAGCCCTACGTGTGGAGTGAGGAAGGGATATACACGATTGCGGTTCTTGACTGTGGCGTGAAGTTCGGCATCCTGAGGGAGCTTGCAAAGCGCCGCTGCCGCGTTGTCGTGTATCCCGCTTTCACCCAGGCTGAGGAAATACTGAAAGAAAAACCTGATGGTATTCTCCTCTCAAACGGTCCTGGTGATCCCGCAGCCCTACCTTACGTTGTGGAATTTGCCCGAAAGGTGATTGGAAGGGTTCCGGTGTTCGGTATCTGCCTTGGACACCAGGTCATCGCTCAAGCCCTGGGAGCCAAAACCTTCAAGCTCAAGTTTGGCCACCACGGGGGAAATCATCCGGTAAAGGACCTCCGAACCGGATGGGTAGCCATCACCACGCAAAACCATGGGTTCGCGGTCGAGGTAGACACCCTG
This window harbors:
- the carA gene encoding glutamine-hydrolyzing carbamoyl-phosphate synthase small subunit, yielding MKALLALEDGRVFWGYAFGALGEVSGEVVFNTSMTGYQEILTDPSYKGQIVTMTYPLIGNYGVNEEDVESTKPQVEGFIVREKSSLYSNWRAKESLDDYLRRHGIMGLERIDTRALTRHIREKGAMRAVMSCIDLNPESLVEKARQIPEMTGQDLVQKVTTRKPYVWSEEGIYTIAVLDCGVKFGILRELAKRRCRVVVYPAFTQAEEILKEKPDGILLSNGPGDPAALPYVVEFARKVIGRVPVFGICLGHQVIAQALGAKTFKLKFGHHGGNHPVKDLRTGWVAITTQNHGFAVEVDTLPDTVEITHLNLNDHTLEGIAHRELPIFSVQFHPEARPGPHDTTYLFDRFIRMVEECRA